DNA sequence from the Arthrobacter jinronghuae genome:
CGGCGTGGACGGCGTCGGCCAGTGCCTTCAGGCCGGGAATGTACTTGTCATCCGACAATCCCGGTTCCTTCATGGACGCAGCGCCGTGCGGGAACGCGATGGCGCAGGCACCGGTGATGATCAGGCCGGCGCCTCCCGCGGCACGGGCCACGTAGTGGTCGATTTCGGGCTGTTCAATCTCGCCGTGCTCGGAGACATTCATGTCCATTGCCGGCAGGACGATTCGGTTGTGCGTTTCCATGGGGCCCATGCGCCCCGGGGCCATGAGGTGCGGGAAAGATTTGGTATTCACAGGGGTATTTTAGCCCGGTTGTGTACACCGTAAACGCACGGCCCGGCGGGCATGGGGCGGCGGGCCGCTGCCGGTCAGGTGCGGCTCGCCCGAGGCGCTCCAATGCCCGGGTCAATCCGGAACGGTCCGGCGGCGGACGGGCGGACATCGAAGTCGAAAATGGACGTCGGGATGTACACGGTGGAACACGAGTTCGGGATGTCCACCACGCCGGACAGGCGGCCCTCGATGGGCGCGGCCCCGAGCAGCAGATAGGCCTGTTCCGGACTGTAGCCGAACTTTGTCAGGTAGTCGATCGCGTGCAGGCAGGCCCGCTGGTAGGACAGGTGCGAGTCAAGGTAGCGCTGCTCGCCGTCGAGCGTCACCGACGTGCCCGAAAATGCGATCCACTCACTGAACTGCGGATCCACGTTGCCCGGCATAAAGACCGCATTCTCGGAGACACCGTAGGTCTCCATGCCGCCCTTGATGACGTCCACCCGGAGATCGATGAAGCCGCCCATCTCAATGGCACCGCAGAAGGTGATTTCGCCGTCGCCCTGGGAGAAGTGCAGGTCACCGACCGAAAGGTTCGCGCCGTCGACGAACACGGGGTACAAGATCCGGCTGCCCTTGGACAGGTTCTTGATGTCCTGGTTTCCGCCGTTCTCCCGCGGCGGCGCGGTACGGGCGGCTTCTGCGCCCACCCGTTCCCACTGGTCCCGGGGCAGGCCCCCGAGGACGGCGTGCTCGGACTCCGGCGGCAGTGCCAGCGGTGGAACGCGGTGCGGGTCGGTGGCGATCAGGTCCCCTTCCCGCCGGTTCCACTTGGCGAGCAGGTCCGACGACCGCGCGGTTCCCATCAGTCCGGGATGGATCAACCCCGTGAAGGAGACGCCGGGAACGTGCCGGGAGGTGGCGGTCTGGCCGGTGAAGTCCCAGACGGCCTTATAGGCGTCGGGGAACTGATCGGTGAGGAACCCGCCGCCGTTCTCGCGGGCGAAGATTCCCGTGTAACCCCAGCCCTGTCCCGCCAGCGGGCCGGAGTCCTCCTGCGGAATAGGGCCGACGTCGAGAATGTCCACCACCAGCAGGTCACCGGGACGGGCACCTTCCACAGCGAACGGGCCGCTGAGCTTGTGCACTGTCAGCAGCGGAGCGTTGAGGATGTCTTCGGCGGAATCGTCGTTGACGATGGCTCCGTCGAACCACTCG
Encoded proteins:
- the fmdA gene encoding formamidase; translated protein: MPKAVFPLDSARKFEDQEKLGHNRWHPEIPPVAVLRPGEAFRVDCREWFDGAIVNDDSAEDILNAPLLTVHKLSGPFAVEGARPGDLLVVDILDVGPIPQEDSGPLAGQGWGYTGIFARENGGGFLTDQFPDAYKAVWDFTGQTATSRHVPGVSFTGLIHPGLMGTARSSDLLAKWNRREGDLIATDPHRVPPLALPPESEHAVLGGLPRDQWERVGAEAARTAPPRENGGNQDIKNLSKGSRILYPVFVDGANLSVGDLHFSQGDGEITFCGAIEMGGFIDLRVDVIKGGMETYGVSENAVFMPGNVDPQFSEWIAFSGTSVTLDGEQRYLDSHLSYQRACLHAIDYLTKFGYSPEQAYLLLGAAPIEGRLSGVVDIPNSCSTVYIPTSIFDFDVRPSAAGPFRIDPGIGAPRASRT